From the Saccharomycodes ludwigii strain NBRC 1722 chromosome I, whole genome shotgun sequence genome, one window contains:
- the SPT7 gene encoding SAGA histone acetyltransferase complex subunit SPT7 (similar to Saccharomyces cerevisiae YBR081C | SPT7 | SuPpressor of Ty's), which translates to MISLPFNFLTNYYSTHSRQLLTLTEKLYRENQLSSYLTPQQLFIIEELINTSNKELKLKIWDLFLKGKLILNVEKIKPEKTPQQWPSGQNLESIIKQNEKDNLEQKKNENREGSTVQRVSSSTTSNNGTSFIPGQEHSDQNFNEYNSENNTPSDLYSGTDFTDIDLANLMDQLNGVEFVGNLSLKLRYALWEKFIDYGYSDAENNSKTMDMEYLLLDEDKVYDSDNENTKQEEHKVETIGTIVRNEDDDYDDYDDENDEAAEKIDKPPLQKHSSIETDGTSGVNKDVILSDNFDENGNYILKIEISKEILSRLRITNTEQIMERFDKIYHNFENDKEALMKRLKLEANDELIESSRGKRTYQDSLDENDEIGDSKSETSGNNATSNITSVNNRKNNSAVTSTVSKKNNSKTIGSKNEKKENKKEFKTQKKIKPNDPYSFLGNLPIKHLISQIENNRNVLSIPDLELKHLLLDVRKSRSKWASDDKIGQEELYEACEKVVLDLRNYTQHSTAFLNKVSKRDAPNYYTVIKKPMDLNTVLKKLKTFQYRSKQEFTDDVMLIWKNCLTYNSDPKHFLRGHALAMQKKSLQLINNIPDIIVRDRAEVEKELEELDKEQNEKNAERESSGGEGRGGGRGGTEEDEEEGRGRKHHKGKDKGGKGSKRGSGKQKAIHSLNKENEKQENTVSKSIDQNTELIKTACTPDTHAANTPLKSTGNGTGKTPGGITEKRKDIDVKKENEIQGQNEVFREDEDEDEEMSDDEGYSQYLKEKDVDKDDVELTLWKNITSKARAEICVQRSNIFKNSTTLNSKAEAIIRYPTLMKEHSQLLSDYKTKLEQEILSEKMKKESMLRNGFGAAILFANANNSDISVHNNISDSSNNVLSTQKEGELEENKTSNNNNNNNNNEDDEDEVVNIDADDLVFLPEYNVGNSLPDIAYVGISNELLNNIEDDLINEQLSSDTSINRSLFLANTNKGLTPKLDKNIRLIEEIRHICHKISLIRTLYNRQLVYSNSVNSSTGGNNSSKISASQQNLHSSFYRKKEINNDLDIDPVSRLHTRNSKGDKAVIRAFLHKIVSKIAMNSGFEATQQFAINSLTDITCDYLSNLIKTVKIHTETISNNKKDTQTILLMTMLENGIMKPDELYSYIEKEFQKKTRKLKEIKYRLNLFLKDLLRPSLNDLSERNFEDESQSFITGEYSSELTGEDFFGFKELGLDKEFKMLNSSIPLHLLAFQFQAKRSTTGTKDKKIQPEEFSSITYTPITKDDLEQKDTDNDRGSNHPKIIGLLKPLLLKQYERCKNISLESNPQWDKNVLLEDTQMPNKPKPPRLPPTGKIGTIKKKLVKTAYFLPEALKEQIKKEKQEELKRLEELKKQREAKARESQLMDKQDENVSFSQKAQAVNGFNTENKKSESTFSLSLPPVIPNI; encoded by the coding sequence atgattagtttaccttttaattttctaaCCAATTACTATTCAACACATTCAAGACAATTATTAACTTTAACAGAAAAACTATATCGTGAAAATCAATTATCCTCATATTTGACACCTCAACAATTGTTTATAATTGaagaattaataaatacttCAAACAAGGagctaaaattaaagatttgggatttatttttaaaaggtAAACTTATACTAAACgtagaaaaaattaagccAGAAAAAACACCCCAGCAATGGCCCTCAGGACAAAACTTAGAAAGTATTATCaaacaaaatgaaaaagataacctagaacaaaaaaaaaacgaaaataGAGAGGGGTCAACTGTCCAACGTGTATCAAGTTCAACTACTTCTAATAATGGTACCAGCTTTATACCTGGACAAGAACACTCAGatcaaaattttaatgaatATAATAGTGAAAACAATACACCTTCTGATCTATATAGTGGGACTGATTTTACTGATATTGATTTAGCCAATCTAATGGATCAATTGAATGGTGTAGAATTTGTTGGTAATCTTTCTTTAAAGTTAAGATATGCATTGTGGGAAAAGTTTATTGATTACGGTTACTCTGACGCCGAAAATAACTCAAAAACCATGGATATGGAATATCTATTATTAGATGAAGATAAGGTTTACGATAGcgataatgaaaatacaaAGCAAGAAGAACATAAAGTGGAGACCATAGGTACTATTGTAAGGAATGAAGACGATGATTACGATGATTACGATGATGAAAACGATGAAGCAGCAGAAAAGATAGATAAACCCCCACTCCAAAAGCATTCTTCTATTGAAACCGACGGGACGAGTGGTGTGAATAAAGATGTCATCCTTTCAGATaattttgatgaaaatggtaactatatattaaaaattgaaatatcaaaagaaatattgtCCAGACTTCGAATCACCAACACTGAGCAAATTATGGAAAGATTTGACAAAATATATCATAATTTTGAGAACGATAAAGAGGCTTTAatgaaaagattaaaattAGAAGCAAATGATGAACTAATTGAATCTTCCCGGGGCAAAAGGACATATCAAGATAGTTTggatgaaaatgatgagATAGGCGACAGTAAAAGTGAAACTAGTGGTAATAATGCTACTAGCAATATTACCTCGGTTAATAATAGGAAGAATAATTCTGCTGTAACTTCGACTGTTtctaaaaagaataattcCAAGACTATCGGTtctaaaaatgaaaagaaggaaaataaaaaagaatttaaaactcaaaaaaaaatcaaaccCAATGATCCGTATTCATTTTTAGGTAATTTGCCCATTAAACACCTAATTTctcaaattgaaaataatcgTAATGTTTTAAGCATTCCCGATTTGgaattaaaacatttattattggatgTTAGGAAAAGTAGGTCCAAATGGGCTTCTGATGATAAAATTGGACAAGAAGAACTATACGAAGCCTGCGAGAAAGTTGTTTTGGATTTAAGAAATTATACACAGCACTCAACagcatttttaaataaagttaGTAAGAGGGATGCTccaaattattatactgttattaaaaaaccCATGGATCTCAATactgttttgaaaaaattgaaaactttTCAGTACAGATCTAAACAAGAGTTTACTGATGATGTAATGTTGATCTGGAAAAATTGTTTGACCTACAATTCAGAtccaaaacattttttgaGAGGTCATGCCTTGGCTATGCAGAAAAAATCATTGCAGCTAATCAATAATATACCGGACATAATTGTTAGAGATCGTGCTGAGGTGGAAAAAGAGTTGGAGGAGTTGGATAAAGAACAAAATGAGAAAAATGCAGAACGAGAATCCAGTGGAGGAGAAGGAAGAGGAGGAGGAAGAGGAGGAACAGAAGAAGATGAGGAAGAgggaagaggaagaaaacATCATAAGGGCAAGGATAAAGGTGGGAAGGGAAGTAAGCGTGGCAGTGGAAAGCAAAAGGCAATTCATTCACTCAATaaggaaaatgaaaaacaagaaaatacTGTTAGTAAATCCATCGATCAAAATACcgaattaattaaaacagCGTGTACACCAGATACTCATGCAGCTAATACTCCCTTGAAGTCGACTGGAAATGGAACAGGCAAAACACCTGGTGGAATTACcgaaaaaaggaaagacaTTGATgtgaaaaaggaaaatgaaataCAAGGACAAAATGAGGTTTTCCGCGAAGATGAAGACGAGGATGAAGAAATGTCTGATGATGAGGGATATTCTCAATATTTGAAGGAAAAAGACGTAGATAAAGATGATGTTGAGCTAACTTTgtggaaaaatataacatcAAAAGCACGTGCTGAAATTTGTGTGCAAAGgtctaatatttttaaaaattccaCAACGTTAAATTCCAAGGCAGAAGCCATAATAAGATACCCAACTTTAATGAAAGAGCATTCACAGCTGTTAAGTGattacaaaacaaaactgGAACAGGAAATATTAAgtgaaaaaatgaaaaaagaatcaaTGCTCAGAAATGGTTTTGGTGCAGCCATATTATTTGCTAATGCCAACAATTCTGATATTAGtgttcataataatatttcagATAGTAGCAATAATGTTTTATCGACACAAAAAGAAGGTGAACTTGAGGAGAATAAaacttctaataataataataataataataataatgaggACGATGAGGATGAAGTGGTTAACATCGATGCCGATGATTTGGTATTTTTACCGGAATATAATGTGGGAAATTCTTTGCCTGACATAGCGTATGTTGGAATTAGCAACGAGCTGTTAAACAATATAGAAGATGATTTAATCAATGAACAATTGAGCTCAGATACTTCGATTAACCGGAGTCTTTTTTTAGCAAATACCAATAAGGGATTAACCCCCAAattggataaaaatattcGGTTGATTGAGGAAATTCGCCACATATGTCATAAGATATCATTAATTAGGACTCTTTACAATAGACAGCTTGTTTATTCGAACTCAGTAAATTCATCAACGGGAGGAAATAATTCATCAAAGATTTCTGCCTCACAACAAAATCTTCACTCGTCTTTTTacagaaaaaaggaaataaataatgatttGGATATCGACCCTGTATCCAGATTACACACAAGAAACAGTAAGGGTGACAAAGCTGTTATACGTGCTTTTCTACACAAAATTGTGTCTAAAATTGCCATGAATAGTGGATTCGAAGCAACACAACAGTTCGCCATTAATTCCCTGACCGACATTACCTGTGATTACTTAtctaatttaattaaaactgTTAAAATACATACAGAGacaatttcaaataataaaaaagatacacAAACTATTCTTTTGATGACGATGCTAGAAAATGGTATAATGAAGCCGGATGAATTATATTCATATATAGAAAAGGaatttcaaaagaaaacaagaaaattgaaagaaataaaatacaggTTAAActtgtttttaaaagatttattgCGCCCTTCCTTAAATGATTTATCTGAAAGAAACTTTGAAGATGAGAGTCAATCATTTATTACTGGTGAGTATTCCTCCGAATTAACGGGAGAggatttttttggtttcaaAGAGTTGGGGTTAGACAAAGAATTTAAAATGTTGAATTCCTCTATTCCGTTGCATTTGTTAGCGTTTCAATTCCAAGCTAAAAGAAGTACCACTGGTACAAAGGATAAGAAAATCCAGCCTGAAGAATTTAGTTCTATCACTTATACACCTATCACAAAAGATGATTTGGAACAAAAAGATACAGATAATGATCGTGGCAGCAATCATCCTAAGATCATTGGGTTGTTGAAACCTTTGTTGCTCAAACAATATGAACGTTGCAAAAATATCAGCTTAGAAAGTAATCCACAATGGGacaaaaatgttttgttGGAAGATACACAGATGCCGAACAAACCAAAACCGCCTAGACTACCGCCTACTGGTAAAATTGGcacaattaaaaagaaattagtGAAAACTGCGTATTTCTTACCTGAAGCTTTAAAAGagcaaattaaaaaggaaaaacagGAAGAACTAAAGAGATtggaagaattaaaaaaacaaagagaAGCGAAAGCAAGGGAAAGTCAATTGATGGATAAACAAGATGAAAATGTGAGTTTTAGTCAAAAAGCACAGGCAGTAAATGGGTTTAAtactgaaaataaaaaatcagaGAGCACTTTTAGTTTAAGTTTACCACCTGTGATTCCAAACATATAA
- a CDS encoding uncharacterized protein (similar to Saccharomyces cerevisiae YBR082C | UBC4 | UBiquitin-Conjugating (paralog of YDR059C | UBC5)), with protein sequence MSLKRITKELNDLGRDPPTSCSAGPVGDDLYHWQASIMGPPDSPYAGGVFFLSIHFPTDYPFKPPKISFTTKIYHPNINANGNICLDILKDQWSPALTISKVLLSICSLLTDANPDDPLVPEIAHIYKTDRAKYEATAKEWTKKYAV encoded by the exons ATGTCTTTAAAGCGTATTACTAAAGAATTGAACGACTTAGGAAG aGATCCACCAACTTCATGTTCCGCTGGCCCTGTTGGTGATGACTTATACCATTGGCAAGCTTCCATTATGGGTCCACCAGATTCTCCATATGCTGgtggtgttttttttttatccattCATTTTCCAACGGATTATCCTTTTAAGCCACCAAAGATTTCCTTTACTACTAAGATATATCACCCAAATATTAATGCCAATGGTAACATTTGTCTAGATATCTTGAAAGATCAATGGTCGCCTGCTTTGACCATTTCTAAGGTGTTGCTATCTATTTGTTCTTTATTAACAGATGCTAATCCAGATGATCCATTAGTTCCAGAAATTGCACATATTTACAAAACAGATAGAGCTAAATATGAAGCTACTGCGAAAGAATGGACTAAGAAATATGCTGTGTAA
- the MAK21 gene encoding RNA-binding ribosome biosynthesis protein MAK21 (similar to Saccharomyces cerevisiae YDR060W | MAK21 | MAintenance of Killer), with translation MSSTNGIDLSSLKDKISVKLKKNSSSNAKKNDSKKGDSTFIAQRDDINKEQHNNNHEGDILRREALELGATDQDLKLIQDLPDDGASEQEFDDVDNTEGDDIELKKDLKKMMKSIGFDAKDIPTPEEEKEKEQEQEQEEEQEIEKQLEDNDSANYSIGTIKEEQNTNSPDLEGILGSNKKEKKKLGLITETQLVVTDKLLIPADEVWYNVALDPEIDNITDTLKPEQIEKLYQRGKESLEKDNELYYEEFTKNSSQRKFMSQILSDGTLNDKISALTLLVQESPIHNIKSLDTLLSYCGKKSRNSALQSLNALKDLFLNGLLPDRKLSFFKNQKLSMLLNKKTLAIYYFEDYLKKKYFTVLEFFEKLSHDPIIHVRMSVLTHIFDLLTAKPEQEVNLLRLGVNKLGDIDNKVSSKASFQLLQLEQNHPNMKPVIADAIIDISLKPREGYHTVYYAVLTLNQTILKRSEVNLANNLIKIYFTMFEKFLTKDDNDLATTTANKDELKTSKSYEQRRKKNFKRGKNGGKSVSSVKTAEEIVDEKNTKLFSAILTGLNRALPFSDMPAEVYEAHLDTLYKITHSSNFNTSIQALVLIFQVIQKADLNTSRYYRTLYESLLDPRLATSSKQGIYLNLLYKSLKRDQQNIPRVEAFVKRILQICLNWINIGAIAGMFYLLTQLEQSIPQLRNLFINSPTDYTYESENEEDVESTTNSKKIKQQYDPRKRDPNFAYANKSSLWEISMFLNHFHPTVQAYANAFQSQSKEITKPDLGLYTLAHFLDRFVYRNFKQKATVRGSSIMQPLGGIHTGSLLVKASDRTLDELPANTENWLSKKAKEIKPDEKFFYQYFINKKSAIKGQTKDKTDQDDDISDLDEEKVWDALVKSNPNVEGDDDEGEDDDDDIVFDDEEFSSMSENSDAELEESDQEPDIIGFDEEDASTGVTSVSVEGGDDNDEISSEEREEEESPKKRTRAEIETGKRKESNKKRKKALKELPIFASADDYAKYLQSDSDQE, from the coding sequence ATGTCTTCTACGAATGGGATTGATTTATCTTCCTTAAAGGATAAAATATCTgtgaaattgaaaaagaactCAAGTTCAaatgccaaaaaaaatgatagcAAGAAAGGGGACAGTACATTTATAGCTCAACGTGATGATATCAATAAAGAAcaacataataataatcatgaAGGCGATATTTTGCGTCGTGAAGCTTTGGAATTGGGTGCTACCGATcaagatttaaaattaattcaaGATCTTCCAGATGATGGTGCAAGTGAACAAGAATTTGATGATGTGGACAATACAGAAGGTGATGATATAGAActtaaaaaagatttgaaaaaaatgatgaagAGCATTGGTTTTGATGCTAAAGATATTCCAACTCCAGAGGAggagaaagagaaagagcAAGAGCAAGAACAAGAGGAAGAGcaagaaatagaaaaacaATTGGAAGATAATGATAGTGCCAATTACAGTATCGGTACAATAAAGGAAGAACAAAATACCAATAGCCCTGATCTAGAAGGAATTCTCGGttcaaacaaaaaggaaaaaaaaaaattaggtTTAATCACTGAAACACAATTGGTTGTTACAgacaaattattaattccaGCTGATGAAGTGTGGTATAATGTTGCATTGGACCCAGAAATTGACAATATCACTGATACTCTAAAACCAgaacaaattgaaaaattatatcaGAGAGGTAAAGAGTCTttagaaaaagataatgaATTATATTATGAAGAATTTACTAAAAACTCATctcaaagaaaatttatgTCCCAGATTTTATCAGATGGTACTTTAAACGATAAAATCTCCGCGTTGACTTTATTGGTTCAAGAATCTCCCATTCACAATATAAAATCTTTGGACACTTTACTATCTTATTGTGGTAAAAAATCTAGAAATTCAGCTTTACAATCTTTAAACGCCCTAaaagatttgtttttaaatggcTTACTACCAGATAGGAAACTCagcttttttaaaaaccaaaaattatcaatgctattaaataaaaaaaccttagctatatattattttgaagattatctgaaaaaaaaatactttacCGTTCtagaattttttgaaaaattatcgCACGATCCAATTATCCACGTTCGAATGTCAGTTTTAACtcatatttttgatttattgaCTGCCAAGCCGGAACAGGAGGTTAATCTATTGCGCTTAGGTGTCAACAAATTAGGTGACattgataataaagtttCTTCTAAAGCCTCATTTCAATTATTGCAGTTGGAACAAAATCATCCAAACATGAAACCAGTCATTGCAGATgctattattgatatttcCTTGAAGCCTCGCGAGGGATACCACACCGTCTATTATGCAGTCTTGACGTTAAATCAAACCATTTTGAAAAGATCTGAGGTTAATTTGgctaataatttaattaagATATACTTTACTATgtttgaaaagtttttaaccAAAGATGACAATGATCTTGCCACAACTACTGCCAATAAAGATGAATTGAAAACTTCTAAATCTTATGaacaaagaagaaagaagaatttCAAAAGGGGCAAAAATGGTGGCAAATCTGTTTCTTCAGTTAAAACAGCTGAGGAAATTGTCGATGAGAAAAACactaaattattttcagcTATTTTAACTGGATTAAATCGTGCTTTGCCCTTTTCCGATATGCCTGCTGAAGTTTACGAGGCCCACTTGGATACACTATATAAGATCACCCATTCTTCCAATTTTAACACCTCTATTCAAGCTCtggttttaattttccaaGTCATTCAAAAGGCCGATTTAAACACATCTAGGTATTACAGAACTTTGTACGAAAGTTTGTTGGATCCAAGATTGGCCACTTCTTCGAAACAAGGTATTTATTTGAACTTGCTATATAAATCTTTGAAAAGGGATCAACAAAACATTCCTCGTGTTGAGGCCTTTgttaaaagaatattaCAGATTTGTTTAAACTGGATAAACATTGGTGCAATTGCTGGTATGTTTTACCTACTAACTCAATTAGAACAATCCATCCCGCAGCTCAGAAACTTGTTCATAAATTCACCAACGGATTATACATATGAATCGGAAAACGAAGAAGACGTTGAATCTACtactaatagtaaaaaGATCAAACAACAATATGATCCGCGTAAACGTGACCCAAATTTTGCTTATGCCAATAAATCATCCCTATGGGAAATTTCCATGTTTCTCAATCATTTCCATCCAACTGTTCAAGCATACGCTAACGCTTTCCAGTCTCAGTCTAAAGAAATCACTAAACCAGATTTAGGCTTATATACCCTGGCACATTTCTTGGATAGGTTTGTTTACAGAAATTTCAAACAGAAAGCAACTGTTAGGGGTTCTTCTATTATGCAACCTCTAGGTGGTATCCACACTGGCTCATTGTTGGTTAAAGCTTCTGATAGAACCTTGGATGAATTGCCAGCTAACACAGAGAATTGGTTAAGCAAAAAGGctaaagaaattaaaccagatgaaaaattcttttaccaatattttattaataaaaaatccGCCATTAAAGGACAAACTAAAGATAAAACCGACCAGGATGATGATATAAGCGACTtagatgaagaaaaagtttGGGATGCTTTAGTAAAATCTAACCCGAATGTTGAAGGTGATGACGATGAAGGAGAAGACGATGATGACGACATAGtttttgatgatgaagagTTCAGCTCAATGAGTGAAAATTCTGATGCAGAGTTAGAAGAATCAGATCAAGAGCCTGATATCATTGGATTTGATGAGGAAGACGCTTCTACCGGTGTCACTAGTGTGTCGGTTGAGGGCGGAGACgataatgatgaaattTCCTCCGAAGAAagagaagaggaagagtCACCTAAGAAAAGAACACGAGCCGAGATTGAGACTGGAAAGAGGAAGGAAAGTAACaagaagagaaagaagGCTTTGAAAGAACTGCCAATATTTGCATCTGCAGATGATTATGCCAAATATTTGCAATCTGATTCAGATCAAGAATGA